One genomic segment of Paenibacillus xylanexedens includes these proteins:
- a CDS encoding DUF6483 family protein, protein MFRKDYLLRMMEEMTEAIGKVFTLKQQRKHTEALSELDELMRRQFGLNLSLLNSLPAEDVIEMFRFRGMIEVDNLQQAARLIEEEAYIYQEKAKVEGIDDQERMDAEDEAVIRLMRSLHFYLYALNHGANPKLLDAPERVEGVLGLTKEYELPARTERQLALYREQQGRYDQAENSWYRLLQLGAEFPVSYRDDVQAFYERLSPLTDEQLEQGGLPRNEVEEGLAELSRQEMNS, encoded by the coding sequence ATGTTCAGAAAAGATTATCTGCTCCGCATGATGGAGGAAATGACTGAAGCAATAGGCAAAGTTTTCACGCTCAAACAGCAACGTAAGCATACCGAGGCATTGTCTGAACTGGATGAGTTGATGCGCAGGCAGTTTGGGTTGAACTTATCTCTACTGAACTCATTGCCAGCAGAGGATGTTATTGAAATGTTCCGTTTTCGCGGAATGATTGAGGTAGACAATCTGCAGCAAGCCGCGAGGCTGATTGAAGAAGAGGCTTACATCTATCAAGAGAAGGCCAAAGTGGAAGGCATAGATGATCAGGAGAGAATGGACGCAGAGGATGAGGCTGTCATTCGATTGATGAGATCACTTCATTTTTACCTGTATGCATTGAATCATGGCGCTAATCCCAAGTTGTTGGACGCACCGGAACGGGTTGAGGGTGTGTTGGGGCTTACGAAAGAATATGAACTCCCTGCTCGAACCGAAAGACAGCTTGCCCTTTATCGTGAACAACAAGGGCGTTATGACCAGGCAGAGAACAGTTGGTACAGGCTGCTACAGCTTGGTGCTGAATTCCCTGTGAGCTACCGAGATGATGTACAGGCGTTCTATGAAAGGTTGAGCCCACTCACGGATGAACAACTGGAGCAGGGCGGTCTGCCACGGAACGAAGTTGAAGAGGGACTAGCTGAACTAAGTCGTCAAGAGATGAACTCGTAA
- a CDS encoding O-antigen ligase family protein, whose amino-acid sequence MKNRTMHKGVVRYRRGYAANEEMMEQAFERSHHANGTEYVDNRDLCNGDSKGSKDSTYNREDTYNKDDTYKKEDKNNSNGAIQTDASGSFSQSLRCKRYSGWGWTVGVGILSIVLLLAGCLSRGLYYSADLYPVLLIAGGSILIMFLLFLVGIRPQKASERIPMSLGQGRGRLERIVEKIFRFPGMWRVLWPLGMMTWFGLHAWVGSVSKQGSMDEMLRWSLLAMFTLLTAILAARTDGARWLACGWQMAGGLLVLSGILAVCGILPLPFGVMRTADPEISSAGARLGGLLQYPNAYGAIAGMYTLERLTAAARVIARPVPVGRLIAAVLPLMPAQAALLLSESRGAWLATGCAAVVAFALQRRGARLPLLLAMAAPLACAAWLYRQLAAAQLAPAPMPGLLALAGAWAAALLGTLLLCRQGSAAKAPRAAALTAIVLAGAASALMAVASTADRLAAGVGTGVSRLQMWRDALQLWTEAAWLGHGGDTWRNMFRAIQSSPYVGGEVHNGLLDLALDTGMIGIVLVAGWFLLTLRSIFYFAPQLMPSVLIFGMHGAMDFDWSFTLFWMLFIWLGAWATALKTETEGVQRSGVTVEYTPIRSKSGSKLRSKSRSLFLRYLPTQSHPSAVSMRSFFHIFQRVTARLIRVSTVMIILFWIGGTVWLTSRYAVAEVQYRQAMSEPDGTPAQKVHLMAALQSNPNRADIVISFARTLPVREAESLLLNSLSHSPMHPQIYIELGRLAAQFDEGQQAGEYFEQAIALNRYEGNGQSVALYWMEQAARREWKAGLTDRARQTAVAGVQMYERYQLLAEEVEAGNVRNDRRFVLEEHAPGYGENLRRLASAYSPPFTPELTKRSP is encoded by the coding sequence ATGAAGAATAGGACAATGCATAAGGGAGTTGTAAGGTATAGACGAGGGTATGCGGCGAATGAGGAAATGATGGAACAGGCGTTTGAACGGTCTCACCACGCAAATGGTACAGAATATGTAGATAACAGGGACTTATGTAATGGGGACAGTAAGGGTAGTAAAGACAGTACATATAATAGGGAAGATACATATAACAAAGATGATACGTATAAAAAAGAGGATAAAAATAATTCAAATGGAGCTATTCAGACCGATGCGTCAGGGAGTTTTTCTCAAAGTTTGAGGTGTAAACGTTATTCAGGATGGGGTTGGACTGTTGGGGTAGGCATACTCTCCATTGTCTTGCTGCTTGCAGGATGTCTGAGTCGAGGGCTGTACTATTCAGCGGATCTGTACCCTGTCCTTTTGATCGCAGGAGGAAGCATATTGATTATGTTTTTGCTTTTCCTTGTAGGTATTCGTCCACAGAAGGCGAGTGAACGAATACCCATGTCATTGGGACAGGGTCGGGGGAGACTCGAACGAATCGTTGAGAAAATTTTTCGATTTCCAGGAATGTGGCGGGTATTATGGCCGCTGGGGATGATGACCTGGTTTGGGCTACATGCATGGGTAGGCTCGGTGAGTAAACAGGGCAGCATGGATGAGATGCTGCGATGGAGCCTGCTTGCGATGTTTACTCTGCTCACTGCAATACTGGCTGCGCGCACGGATGGTGCGCGTTGGTTAGCCTGCGGTTGGCAGATGGCAGGCGGCTTGCTTGTGCTAAGCGGCATCCTTGCCGTGTGCGGGATATTGCCGCTGCCCTTCGGGGTGATGCGGACTGCTGACCCCGAGATCAGCTCCGCCGGAGCAAGGCTCGGCGGATTATTGCAGTACCCTAATGCGTACGGTGCCATTGCTGGCATGTACACATTGGAGCGGCTGACAGCCGCCGCGCGAGTCATAGCCCGGCCTGTGCCGGTCGGGCGACTCATCGCGGCAGTGCTGCCGCTCATGCCCGCGCAAGCCGCGCTCCTGCTGAGCGAGTCGCGCGGCGCTTGGCTGGCGACCGGCTGCGCTGCGGTCGTCGCCTTTGCTTTGCAGCGGCGCGGTGCCCGCCTGCCGCTGTTGCTGGCCATGGCCGCGCCACTGGCGTGCGCGGCCTGGCTGTACCGCCAGCTGGCTGCTGCCCAGCTGGCGCCTGCACCCATGCCCGGCCTGCTGGCACTGGCCGGGGCATGGGCAGCTGCGCTGCTCGGCACGCTGCTGCTGTGCCGTCAGGGCAGCGCCGCCAAGGCTCCGCGCGCCGCTGCCCTGACGGCCATCGTGCTGGCGGGAGCCGCCTCCGCACTGATGGCCGTGGCCTCCACCGCCGATCGCCTCGCGGCGGGTGTCGGCACTGGGGTGTCCCGCCTACAGATGTGGCGGGACGCCCTCCAGCTATGGACCGAGGCCGCATGGCTCGGCCACGGTGGGGATACATGGCGCAACATGTTCCGCGCCATTCAATCCTCGCCTTATGTCGGAGGCGAGGTCCACAACGGCCTGCTCGATCTCGCCCTGGACACGGGCATGATCGGCATCGTGCTTGTCGCAGGGTGGTTTCTCCTCACACTGCGAAGCATCTTTTATTTTGCACCGCAGCTCATGCCATCCGTGCTTATTTTTGGCATGCATGGGGCGATGGACTTTGACTGGAGCTTTACACTATTTTGGATGCTCTTCATCTGGCTCGGTGCTTGGGCAACTGCATTGAAGACGGAAACAGAGGGAGTCCAACGATCCGGCGTAACTGTAGAATACACTCCTATCAGATCCAAATCGGGATCTAAATTGAGATCTAAATCCAGATCTCTTTTCTTGCGATATTTACCAACCCAATCCCACCCATCAGCTGTCTCAATGCGTTCCTTCTTTCATATTTTTCAGCGAGTAACTGCTCGGCTAATAAGGGTATCCACAGTGATGATCATCCTTTTCTGGATTGGTGGAACAGTCTGGCTGACCTCCCGATATGCCGTAGCAGAAGTGCAGTACCGTCAGGCGATGTCTGAACCGGATGGCACTCCAGCACAGAAGGTGCATCTTATGGCTGCTCTTCAGTCTAACCCGAATCGAGCGGATATCGTGATATCCTTTGCACGAACGCTCCCGGTACGAGAAGCAGAATCACTCCTTTTGAACAGCTTGTCCCATTCCCCGATGCACCCTCAGATTTACATCGAACTGGGACGATTGGCAGCCCAATTCGACGAAGGACAGCAAGCTGGAGAATATTTTGAACAAGCGATCGCATTGAATCGGTATGAAGGCAATGGCCAATCCGTGGCTTTGTATTGGATGGAGCAGGCAGCGAGGCGGGAATGGAAGGCAGGACTCACGGATCGAGCCCGACAGACTGCCGTCGCTGGTGTCCAGATGTATGAACGGTATCAACTGTTGGCTGAGGAAGTGGAAGCAGGAAATGTTCGCAATGATCGTCGTTTTGTACTGGAAGAACATGCTCCAGGCTATGGAGAGAACCTGCGCAGGCTTGCTTCGGCTTATTCTCCTCCGTTTACTCCAGAGTTGACCAAGCGGAGCCCTTGA
- a CDS encoding class I SAM-dependent methyltransferase: protein MYPVDSLRKLIQDIFEQNSLITATWSQLRRRDNVSYTKVQVKPVTLKNQLHYQFAFHYNNKVLHENLTPAEAAERMTLLCEETFRQGLLCTTEADYQILISKKYKVSILTKSASKTAVDLSHNRKKQYVLEEGVPVSFLVELGIMNEEGRVLARKYDKFRQINRFLEMVQDVIPHLPEGRPLTIVDFGCGKSYLTFALYHYLSVQQRRSLKIIGLDLKADVIEHCNDLANRLHYGDLKFLVGDIADYDELNEVDMVVTLHACDTATDAALEKAVRWGASVILSVPCCQHELFDQVEASVMNPLLSHGILKERFSALATDGIRAKLLDLMGYKTQLLEFIDMENTPKNLLIRAVRGQAGEVTEMWNEYTAFRDFIHADPYLERACADLLPGDGKQAGGKSSKETVQDSANCDLC, encoded by the coding sequence ATGTACCCCGTGGATTCATTGCGAAAGCTTATACAAGACATCTTTGAACAGAATTCGCTGATTACAGCGACCTGGAGCCAGCTGCGCAGACGGGACAATGTCTCGTATACCAAAGTGCAAGTCAAGCCGGTGACACTGAAGAATCAGCTGCATTATCAATTTGCATTCCATTATAACAACAAAGTGCTGCACGAGAATTTGACTCCGGCTGAAGCGGCAGAGCGCATGACTTTGTTATGCGAAGAGACGTTTCGTCAAGGGCTGCTCTGTACGACCGAGGCAGACTATCAAATTTTGATCAGCAAAAAATATAAAGTATCCATTCTGACCAAATCTGCTTCCAAAACTGCGGTGGATCTGTCGCATAATCGCAAGAAGCAATATGTGTTGGAAGAGGGCGTACCCGTATCGTTCCTCGTTGAACTTGGTATTATGAACGAAGAAGGTCGTGTGCTGGCTCGTAAGTATGACAAGTTCAGACAGATCAACCGTTTCCTCGAAATGGTGCAGGATGTCATTCCGCATCTGCCGGAAGGACGTCCACTGACCATCGTTGATTTTGGTTGCGGCAAGTCTTATCTGACATTTGCGTTATATCATTATCTGTCTGTACAACAACGTCGTTCACTCAAGATTATTGGGTTGGACTTGAAGGCAGATGTAATTGAACACTGTAATGATCTGGCTAATCGATTGCATTATGGCGATCTGAAGTTTCTGGTTGGAGACATCGCGGACTACGATGAATTGAATGAAGTGGATATGGTTGTCACGCTGCATGCCTGTGACACAGCTACCGATGCTGCTTTGGAGAAGGCAGTTCGTTGGGGGGCTTCTGTTATTCTGTCTGTTCCTTGCTGTCAGCATGAACTGTTTGATCAAGTAGAGGCTTCCGTGATGAATCCGTTGTTGTCCCATGGTATTCTCAAAGAACGTTTTTCCGCACTGGCTACGGATGGGATTCGTGCCAAGTTGCTTGATCTGATGGGATACAAGACACAATTGCTTGAATTCATCGATATGGAGAATACGCCTAAAAACTTATTGATTCGTGCTGTTCGCGGTCAGGCCGGCGAAGTGACGGAGATGTGGAATGAATATACGGCTTTCCGTGATTTCATTCATGCCGATCCCTATTTGGAGCGGGCTTGTGCAGATTTGCTTCCTGGCGATGGCAAGCAGGCCGGTGGGAAATCAAGCAAAGAAACCGTTCAAGATTCCGCAAATTGCGACCTTTGCTGA